Proteins encoded together in one Variovorax paradoxus window:
- a CDS encoding thioesterase II family protein codes for METSVSLLCLPCAGASATMYLRWRRLLPHWIRIVPVELPGRGSRSAESLVCDFDSLVAQICAEQSEAMRGNFAIFGHSMGALLAYGIACRLREMGRALPMALLASGTSAPGRRDPARFAGKADDASLIADLRKQGGTPEEVFASAELMRITLDVLGADYRVCEGFRHSAEAPLPMPLHVFAGRDDDIEAERIRAWSAEAGGVFTLDWFDGGHFFIRQQEAAFLAALSQRLGQVVAGDRHAAHALA; via the coding sequence GTGGAGACCAGCGTCTCGCTGCTGTGCCTGCCGTGCGCGGGTGCCAGCGCCACGATGTACCTGCGCTGGCGCCGCCTGCTGCCGCACTGGATCCGCATCGTGCCGGTGGAGTTGCCCGGCCGCGGGAGCCGCTCGGCCGAAAGCCTGGTTTGCGATTTCGACAGCCTCGTGGCGCAGATCTGTGCGGAGCAGTCCGAAGCCATGCGCGGCAACTTCGCGATCTTCGGCCACAGCATGGGCGCACTGCTGGCCTACGGCATTGCATGCCGGCTGCGCGAGATGGGGCGTGCGTTGCCAATGGCGCTGCTTGCCTCAGGCACTTCGGCACCCGGCCGGCGTGACCCTGCGCGCTTTGCCGGAAAGGCCGACGACGCATCGCTGATTGCCGACCTGCGCAAGCAGGGCGGAACGCCCGAAGAAGTGTTTGCCAGCGCGGAGTTGATGCGCATCACCCTCGACGTGCTCGGTGCCGACTACCGCGTGTGCGAAGGCTTTCGCCACTCGGCCGAAGCGCCGCTGCCGATGCCGCTGCATGTGTTTGCGGGGCGCGATGACGACATCGAAGCCGAACGCATCCGCGCCTGGTCGGCCGAGGCGGGCGGCGTCTTCACGCTCGACTGGTTCGACGGCGGCCACTTCTTTATCCGGCAGCAAGAGGCGGCCTTTCTGGCTGCGCTCTCGCAGCGCCTCGGCCAGGTCGTCGCAGGAGATCGCCATGCGGCTCATGCCCTGGCCTGA
- a CDS encoding MbtH family protein has translation MSTSCFDREDETFIVLVNHEDQYSIWPHWKAVPKGWTAVDGIKGDKKTALAYVEATWTDMRPRSLREWMAQQQQNPTTEPAAG, from the coding sequence ATGTCGACGAGCTGCTTCGATCGCGAAGACGAGACCTTCATTGTTCTGGTCAACCACGAAGACCAGTATTCCATCTGGCCCCACTGGAAGGCCGTGCCAAAGGGGTGGACCGCGGTCGACGGCATCAAGGGCGACAAGAAGACCGCGCTTGCCTACGTCGAAGCAACGTGGACCGATATGCGGCCACGCTCGCTGCGCGAATGGATGGCGCAGCAGCAACAGAACCCGACCACCGAACCTGCCGCCGGTTGA
- a CDS encoding DUF4880 domain-containing protein produces the protein MTQEQDDPIWNAAWQWVQREYDRESFDAAARSEMTAWLLADPLHRKAYDKAARLWLLAGLVPPESPPASPPAPSE, from the coding sequence ATGACACAAGAGCAGGACGATCCGATCTGGAACGCCGCATGGCAATGGGTTCAGCGCGAGTACGACCGCGAGAGCTTCGATGCAGCCGCGCGCAGCGAGATGACCGCCTGGCTTCTTGCCGACCCGCTTCACCGCAAGGCCTACGACAAGGCGGCCCGCCTGTGGCTGCTGGCGGGCCTGGTGCCGCCTGAGTCTCCGCCTGCTTCTCCCCCGGCTCCTTCGGAGTGA
- a CDS encoding sigma-70 family RNA polymerase sigma factor produces MMREPIDMALPLSEPTLAEVFIANRPQLLRVARRIVRTAELADDVLQDAYLKITDGPCVRKADRPIGYCCQVVRNVALDCCRRHTVEANYRTFDVDVEALDVAGPPSPDRLMRERQAIHAIDKVLAALPARTRLVFELYRLEGLTQREIALRLGCALGLVNGLIAEAAQAIKECGRLLDDD; encoded by the coding sequence ATGATGAGAGAGCCCATCGACATGGCGTTGCCTCTTTCCGAGCCCACGCTCGCCGAAGTCTTCATTGCGAACCGCCCGCAGCTTTTGCGCGTGGCACGGCGGATCGTGCGCACCGCGGAACTCGCCGACGACGTGCTGCAGGACGCCTACCTGAAGATCACCGACGGCCCCTGCGTGCGCAAGGCCGACCGGCCGATCGGCTATTGCTGCCAGGTGGTGCGCAACGTGGCGCTCGACTGCTGCCGGCGCCATACCGTGGAAGCCAACTACCGCACCTTCGACGTCGATGTCGAAGCGCTGGACGTGGCCGGCCCGCCTTCGCCCGACCGCCTGATGCGCGAGCGGCAGGCGATCCACGCCATCGACAAGGTGCTGGCGGCACTGCCTGCACGAACGCGCCTCGTGTTCGAGCTCTATCGCCTCGAGGGCCTCACACAGCGCGAAATCGCATTGCGCCTGGGTTGCGCGCTCGGGCTGGTGAACGGGTTGATCGCCGAGGCGGCACAAGCAATCAAGGAATGCGGCCGGCTGCTCGACGACGATTGA